One Pseudodesulfovibrio senegalensis DNA segment encodes these proteins:
- a CDS encoding phosphotransferase family protein, with protein sequence MIKLHKENIEDYLRQVFGKDAKLESVGSIGNLDEQGMKSFGYGKPLLIRFLVHGKPREAVLSTMKGDKYGHQFYWDRAAILMFQFETSKRMKRHAQPLALGYVDRSNRFNPIRKPKEFFMLNEKLSGHDYFLDLNRIAESGLQDGDEQLARDFGSWLAEVHAKKKKDDDLYFRRIRNLLGASECILGLVDEAYPHPYALYPDDGFIALEKKLIDWRWKLRGYADRLCAVHGDFHPWNVLVDDDGSFSVLDRSRGEWGEAAGDLATMALNYLLWSLGTHGKLGGAFERLYMAYFSEYLETTGDEQVLEVIAPFFVFRCLVIASPEWYPDHSDETRYGLFRFMENVLEEDTFDWQNINRYME encoded by the coding sequence GTGATCAAATTGCACAAGGAGAACATCGAGGATTATCTCAGGCAGGTTTTCGGAAAGGACGCAAAACTTGAAAGCGTCGGATCCATCGGCAATCTTGATGAGCAGGGGATGAAGAGCTTCGGCTACGGAAAACCCCTGCTCATTCGTTTTCTGGTGCATGGCAAGCCTCGTGAAGCCGTGCTTTCCACCATGAAGGGCGACAAGTACGGACACCAGTTTTATTGGGACCGTGCCGCCATTCTCATGTTCCAGTTCGAGACCTCCAAGCGCATGAAGCGTCACGCCCAGCCGCTGGCCCTCGGATATGTGGACCGTTCGAATCGTTTCAATCCCATCCGCAAGCCCAAAGAGTTTTTCATGCTCAATGAAAAGCTTTCCGGGCATGACTATTTTCTTGATCTGAACAGAATCGCCGAAAGCGGGCTGCAGGACGGCGACGAGCAGTTGGCCCGTGATTTCGGTTCGTGGCTTGCCGAAGTGCACGCCAAAAAGAAAAAGGACGACGATCTTTATTTCCGCAGAATACGAAACCTTCTTGGAGCCAGCGAGTGCATCCTGGGGCTGGTGGACGAGGCATATCCTCACCCATATGCCTTGTACCCTGACGACGGATTCATTGCTCTGGAAAAAAAGTTGATCGACTGGCGTTGGAAATTGCGCGGCTATGCTGATCGGCTGTGCGCAGTGCACGGCGATTTTCATCCATGGAACGTTCTGGTTGATGACGACGGCTCGTTTTCGGTGCTGGACCGCAGCCGGGGCGAGTGGGGCGAGGCAGCAGGCGATCTTGCGACCATGGCCCTGAACTACCTGTTGTGGAGCCTGGGGACGCACGGCAAGCTTGGTGGAGCCTTTGAACGTCTGTATATGGCCTATTTTTCGGAATATCTGGAAACGACAGGCGATGAACAGGTGCTTGAAGTCATTGCCCCGTTTTTTGTTTTTCGCTGTTTGGTCATTGCTTCACCGGAATGGTATCCGGATCATTCCGACGAGACCCGATACGGATTGTTTCGTTTCATGGAGAACGTTTTGGAAGAGGATACTTTTGATTGGCAGAATATCAACCGGTACATGGAGTAG
- a CDS encoding adenylyl-sulfate kinase produces the protein MAGCAIWFVGLPGSGKSSIARCVAQVLEQRGLPVRYLEMDARRKAYFPNPQYTTKERRQAYDLFVSEAAQLVEQGHVVIMDGSAPKRSMREAARKQIPVFAEMLVRCPVRTAMEREASRPAGKVMADLYAKALERKRTGRQFKGLGQVIGVDVQFEDNTNAEFVLENGEITKEEACQRVLAFLDTWLHNA, from the coding sequence ATGGCCGGATGCGCCATATGGTTCGTGGGCCTGCCCGGTAGCGGCAAAAGCTCCATTGCCCGGTGCGTGGCGCAGGTGTTGGAGCAGCGAGGCTTGCCCGTGCGGTATCTGGAAATGGATGCGCGCCGAAAGGCCTATTTCCCGAATCCGCAATATACGACCAAAGAGCGCAGGCAGGCTTATGATCTTTTCGTAAGTGAAGCGGCACAACTGGTCGAGCAAGGGCATGTGGTGATCATGGACGGCTCGGCGCCGAAACGATCCATGCGTGAGGCCGCGCGCAAACAAATTCCCGTGTTTGCGGAAATGTTGGTGCGTTGTCCGGTGCGTACGGCCATGGAGCGGGAAGCGTCCCGTCCTGCCGGGAAGGTTATGGCCGACCTGTATGCAAAGGCTTTGGAGCGTAAGCGTACCGGACGACAATTCAAGGGTCTTGGACAGGTCATAGGCGTGGATGTGCAGTTCGAGGACAACACGAATGCGGAATTCGTATTGGAAAATGGGGAAATAACAAAGGAGGAAGCCTGCCAAAGGGTGTTGGCATTTCTGGACACCTGGCTTCACAATGCTTAG
- the miaB gene encoding tRNA (N6-isopentenyl adenosine(37)-C2)-methylthiotransferase MiaB: MKFHITTFGCQMNVHDSQWLARALEARGWEQADESGAQVYIVNTCSVRDKPEQKVYSELGRFAARAAKDSTVFAAVGGCVAQQVGEGFFKRFPYVRLVFGTDGIATAPDALERIAEGAEDRIALLDFDEIYPERDMATGTCSDLHKNRQAFVNIMQGCDNFCTYCIVPFTRGRQKSRHPDQVLAECRGLVRAGVREITLLGQNVNSFGQDKGGVGVTFAELLRMVAEIPGLDRLRFTTSHPKDIAPEVIEAFGKLSNLCPSLHLPMQAGSDAVLKRMGRKYDRRRYLSIVDGLRQARPDISLTTDLIVGFPGETEEDFEQTLEMVERVGFESSFSFKYSDRPGVAALKFSPKVEPEVATKRLDRLQKLQNDITRKCLKNLVGRPAEVLVEGKSRRQDGLGIFWRGRDASWRVVNFRYDCDDDIVGSMVPVTITEAKNHSLIGERTGEPW; encoded by the coding sequence ATGAAATTTCACATAACCACTTTTGGTTGTCAGATGAATGTGCACGACTCCCAGTGGCTTGCACGGGCTTTGGAAGCCCGGGGATGGGAACAGGCCGACGAGAGCGGCGCACAGGTATATATCGTCAATACGTGCAGCGTGCGGGATAAACCCGAACAAAAGGTTTACAGCGAACTCGGGCGCTTTGCGGCCCGCGCAGCCAAGGATTCCACGGTTTTTGCGGCTGTCGGTGGATGCGTGGCCCAGCAGGTGGGTGAGGGCTTTTTCAAGCGTTTTCCCTACGTGCGCCTTGTGTTCGGTACCGATGGCATTGCCACGGCTCCCGACGCCCTTGAACGTATTGCCGAGGGGGCCGAAGATCGGATAGCGCTGTTGGATTTTGATGAGATTTATCCCGAGCGGGACATGGCCACCGGAACCTGCTCCGATTTGCACAAGAACCGGCAAGCTTTTGTGAACATCATGCAAGGGTGCGACAATTTCTGCACATACTGCATTGTGCCTTTCACGCGCGGACGGCAGAAATCGCGGCATCCTGATCAGGTCTTGGCAGAATGCCGCGGATTGGTGCGGGCCGGGGTTCGCGAGATAACTCTATTGGGACAGAATGTGAACAGTTTCGGGCAGGACAAGGGCGGCGTTGGCGTGACTTTTGCTGAACTGCTGCGCATGGTGGCTGAAATTCCCGGATTGGACAGGCTTAGGTTCACGACGTCGCACCCCAAGGACATCGCTCCCGAGGTGATCGAGGCCTTTGGCAAATTGTCGAACCTCTGCCCGTCGCTCCACTTGCCCATGCAGGCCGGGTCCGATGCCGTGCTCAAGCGTATGGGGCGAAAATATGACCGCAGGCGTTATTTGAGCATCGTGGACGGATTGCGGCAGGCGCGTCCTGATATTTCGTTGACCACGGACCTGATTGTGGGATTCCCCGGCGAAACCGAGGAAGATTTTGAGCAGACCCTTGAAATGGTTGAACGGGTCGGCTTTGAAAGTAGTTTTTCATTCAAATATTCGGACAGGCCCGGTGTTGCCGCCCTGAAGTTTTCGCCCAAGGTGGAGCCGGAAGTGGCGACGAAAAGGCTTGATCGCTTGCAGAAATTGCAGAATGATATTACTAGAAAATGTCTAAAGAATTTGGTGGGGCGTCCCGCCGAGGTCCTCGTGGAGGGCAAAAGCCGCAGGCAGGACGGTCTGGGCATATTCTGGCGGGGACGTGACGCATCATGGCGTGTGGTGAATTTTCGCTATGATTGCGACGACGATATTGTCGGCTCCATGGTCCCGGTAACCATAACCGAGGCCAAGAATCATTCCCTGATAGGGGAAAGGACAGGTGAGCCATGGTAG
- a CDS encoding bifunctional nuclease family protein — translation MVVMNIFGMALDETSKAPILILKNEDETQALPIWIGAVEAMSISMALNNVPFPRPMTHDLLLSSIRALNGSIVRTDILEIREGTFFAELVLEQNGKEIRLDCRPSDAIAASVRAESPIFVANAVLESAGVSGEMLDKKIVHREDSGKWKDLLDSLDDTETKYKM, via the coding sequence ATGGTAGTCATGAACATATTCGGCATGGCTCTGGACGAAACCAGCAAGGCGCCCATTCTCATCCTCAAGAACGAGGACGAGACGCAGGCCCTGCCCATCTGGATCGGTGCCGTGGAGGCCATGTCCATTTCCATGGCGTTGAACAATGTTCCGTTTCCCCGTCCCATGACTCATGATTTGTTGTTGTCATCAATACGCGCCTTGAACGGCTCGATTGTCCGAACGGATATTCTCGAGATTCGGGAGGGGACGTTTTTTGCCGAGCTTGTGCTTGAGCAGAATGGCAAGGAAATTCGCCTGGACTGCCGTCCTTCTGACGCCATTGCCGCATCGGTTCGTGCAGAGTCTCCGATTTTTGTCGCCAACGCTGTCCTCGAGTCGGCCGGGGTGAGCGGCGAAATGCTGGACAAGAAGATCGTACACCGTGAAGACAGTGGCAAGTGGAAGGATTTGCTCGACTCCCTTGACGACACGGAAACCAAGTACAAGATGTAG
- a CDS encoding histidinol phosphate phosphatase domain-containing protein has translation MIDLHTHSTFSDGELIPAELVRRARVAGYKAIAITDHADSANMRHILECVAPFARNHGHYFDITVIPGVELTHTPPSLIPEMVAAARAAGAKIVVMHGETVVEPVARGTNLAAIEAGVDVLAHPGLITDEEAALAAQNGVLLEITTRGGHSYTNGHVLAKAREHGAGLVINNDAHAPRDLVDEDMRKAIAFGAGMSAQEYGQAQQNAWDLVQRFMR, from the coding sequence ATGATTGATTTGCATACTCATTCCACCTTCAGCGATGGCGAGCTTATTCCCGCGGAATTGGTTCGCCGGGCCCGGGTCGCAGGATACAAGGCCATTGCCATAACCGACCATGCTGATTCCGCGAATATGCGGCACATACTTGAGTGTGTGGCCCCTTTTGCCCGCAACCACGGACATTATTTCGATATCACGGTCATTCCCGGCGTGGAATTGACCCATACGCCACCGAGCCTGATACCGGAAATGGTTGCTGCCGCACGTGCGGCCGGAGCAAAGATCGTGGTCATGCATGGGGAAACCGTTGTGGAACCGGTGGCCCGCGGCACCAACCTTGCCGCCATTGAAGCCGGAGTAGACGTGTTGGCACACCCGGGACTCATTACGGACGAAGAAGCAGCTCTGGCCGCGCAAAACGGCGTTCTGCTGGAAATAACCACCCGGGGCGGACACAGCTATACCAATGGTCATGTTTTGGCCAAGGCCAGGGAACACGGAGCCGGGTTGGTCATCAACAACGATGCCCATGCTCCCCGGGACCTCGTGGATGAAGACATGCGCAAGGCCATTGCGTTTGGTGCGGGCATGAGTGCGCAGGAATATGGTCAGGCGCAACAAAACGCCTGGGACCTGGTGCAACGCTTCATGCGTTGA
- a CDS encoding MotA/TolQ/ExbB proton channel family protein: MNFLPEGNMFQVLLGATLAVKIVLLFLGAMSLWSWTIIFYKSITILSARKRIANGYDRFIAAGDLSAALKSIGDGNSPLSRVGSMAVKEFRKLEKADIDRERKRMLVKDTLRRTLRQGISAEMRRLTRNLPFLATCANGAPFIGLFGTVWGIMHSFHSIGQQQSAALATVAPGISEALIATAIGLAVAIPATIAYNFFLGKLTEVETGMIDFAGAFLNRAEREIAWAQK, encoded by the coding sequence ATGAACTTTCTTCCCGAAGGCAACATGTTTCAAGTGCTGTTGGGCGCTACACTCGCCGTCAAGATTGTCCTTCTCTTTTTGGGAGCCATGTCACTGTGGAGCTGGACCATCATTTTTTATAAATCCATCACCATTCTTTCGGCGCGCAAGCGTATTGCGAACGGTTATGATCGATTTATTGCCGCAGGGGACCTTTCCGCAGCCCTGAAATCCATCGGTGACGGCAATTCTCCTCTTTCCCGGGTTGGCAGCATGGCGGTCAAGGAGTTTCGCAAACTGGAAAAAGCGGACATTGACCGGGAACGTAAGCGCATGCTGGTCAAGGATACCCTGCGCCGCACCTTGCGTCAGGGCATCAGCGCGGAAATGCGTCGTCTGACGCGAAATCTGCCGTTTTTGGCCACATGTGCCAACGGTGCTCCGTTTATTGGCCTTTTTGGCACGGTCTGGGGCATCATGCATTCGTTTCATTCCATCGGCCAACAGCAGTCAGCAGCCCTTGCCACGGTGGCTCCCGGTATTTCCGAGGCGCTTATTGCAACGGCTATCGGTCTTGCCGTGGCCATCCCCGCAACCATCGCCTACAACTTTTTCCTGGGCAAACTTACCGAGGTGGAAACCGGAATGATCGATTTTGCGGGCGCCTTCCTCAACCGGGCCGAGCGTGAAATCGCCTGGGCGCAAAAGTAG
- the tolR gene encoding protein TolR, with protein MALKTGNGFLAEINVTPFVDVMLVLLIIFMVTAPLMTQGVEVDLPTTRTVKNLPQDKDHLVLTVKKGGEMFLDEYSVKFEDLGDHLKRLVANQKKQLFLRADKEVPYGVVVDVMGEIKAAGIDKLGIVAEQKRDKNKK; from the coding sequence ATGGCGCTCAAGACAGGCAACGGATTCCTTGCTGAAATCAACGTGACGCCCTTTGTGGACGTGATGCTGGTCCTGTTGATCATTTTCATGGTTACAGCTCCACTCATGACCCAGGGGGTGGAAGTGGATCTGCCCACCACCAGAACAGTCAAGAATCTTCCTCAGGACAAGGACCATCTGGTGCTGACCGTGAAAAAGGGTGGCGAGATGTTTCTTGATGAGTACAGTGTTAAATTTGAGGATTTGGGTGACCATCTCAAGCGACTTGTGGCCAACCAGAAAAAACAGCTTTTCCTGCGGGCCGATAAAGAAGTGCCCTATGGAGTTGTTGTTGACGTTATGGGTGAAATCAAGGCCGCAGGCATCGACAAGCTGGGCATCGTTGCCGAGCAGAAAAGGGATAAAAACAAGAAATAG
- a CDS encoding energy transducer TonB, with amino-acid sequence MQTLGFFLSILVHAGVLAVAIFVASSHTVPVNLDRPVYTVDLVSLAPPPAVSVSSPEIPADQSSLAKVKSEPETKTEAIPEVSSEPEPKPEPKAKKISEKKEKPKKVVVKKKKKPEPKPEPKPEPKPKPQKTRKQLLAEAMKDVKKDVRQQERQEKRAVRNELAAIRKAEGDTVYADGTEGGVVGGTPGGTGSGLSQVYASIVGEAIKKNWRYPALAGDRNLVATAAMELGNDGTILSSRITVSSGNAEFDSSILRAIHETERVIAPRTERDKRILINFNSQEIPE; translated from the coding sequence ATGCAGACATTAGGTTTTTTTCTTTCCATCCTCGTTCATGCCGGTGTTCTGGCTGTGGCTATTTTTGTGGCCTCCAGCCATACTGTTCCGGTCAATCTGGATAGGCCGGTGTATACGGTGGATCTCGTGAGTCTGGCTCCTCCGCCGGCGGTATCCGTATCCAGCCCCGAAATTCCGGCGGATCAGTCTTCGCTGGCCAAGGTTAAATCCGAGCCGGAAACAAAGACTGAGGCCATCCCCGAAGTCAGTTCGGAACCTGAGCCCAAGCCGGAGCCGAAAGCCAAGAAAATCAGCGAGAAAAAGGAAAAACCCAAAAAGGTCGTTGTAAAGAAAAAAAAGAAACCCGAACCCAAGCCTGAGCCGAAACCCGAGCCAAAGCCCAAACCTCAAAAAACGCGGAAGCAACTTCTTGCCGAGGCCATGAAGGATGTGAAAAAGGATGTCAGGCAGCAGGAACGGCAGGAGAAACGAGCCGTTCGCAATGAGCTTGCCGCCATCCGCAAAGCCGAAGGTGATACGGTATATGCCGATGGAACCGAAGGCGGCGTTGTCGGGGGAACACCCGGCGGTACCGGTTCGGGGTTGAGTCAGGTATATGCTTCCATTGTGGGTGAAGCCATCAAGAAGAATTGGCGTTATCCGGCCCTTGCCGGAGACAGGAATCTGGTGGCCACGGCGGCAATGGAGCTCGGAAATGACGGCACTATTTTGTCGTCACGGATCACGGTTTCATCCGGCAATGCCGAATTTGATTCTTCGATACTCAGGGCCATCCATGAAACCGAACGTGTGATCGCCCCTCGAACAGAACGCGACAAACGCATTCTGATCAACTTCAATTCACAGGAAATCCCGGAATAG
- a CDS encoding DPP IV N-terminal domain-containing protein — protein sequence MKKKSTILFLPALCLLLFAVSAQAQKALTVDIYGPGQRLVNMTMLPPRSLREGAPVPAAAQEFESLVRNNFSYIPFLKDIPMSSLLGGNPSKGVKGSQVDFKPLQLAKVDLVMTTGWDGSNLEVRVFETFSGRMVVGKAYGQVAGNAAIIRVADRFSSVLLQELCGKKGFFESPIAFVKQLGKSKEIYTVLPQGRDLTRITKLGGFNLSPTWSPNGDKLVFTHIGATKHSLGVWNSATGKVGLTNKGLGQSVISPVFLDQKRVAVTLNKTGHSDIYLLDEGFKPIRTLVKSSYIDVSPSFDRTGTQMAFTSGRAGNPHVYVLNLKTGKLQRVTINGRYNTHPCLSPDGKYIAYTHLTSEGHRIFLHDMRTGRETQLSFGPGNDEYPAFGPDGYFIAFASDRSGEYKLYLTTRHGDTPKILQTGAGAAFAPAWDTSLQR from the coding sequence ATGAAAAAGAAAAGCACCATACTTTTTTTGCCCGCTTTGTGCCTTCTGCTGTTTGCGGTTTCTGCCCAGGCTCAGAAGGCCTTGACCGTCGATATTTACGGCCCGGGACAACGGCTGGTCAACATGACCATGTTGCCACCTCGCAGCCTGCGGGAAGGGGCGCCCGTGCCTGCTGCAGCGCAGGAATTTGAATCCCTTGTCCGCAACAACTTTTCATACATTCCTTTTCTCAAGGATATCCCCATGTCTTCGCTGCTGGGCGGCAACCCCAGCAAGGGGGTGAAAGGCAGCCAGGTTGATTTCAAGCCCCTGCAGCTTGCCAAGGTCGATCTCGTGATGACCACAGGCTGGGACGGCAGCAATCTTGAAGTTCGCGTATTCGAAACCTTCAGCGGACGCATGGTCGTTGGCAAGGCGTACGGACAGGTGGCAGGCAATGCGGCCATCATACGGGTTGCGGATCGTTTCAGTTCCGTGCTTTTGCAGGAGCTGTGCGGCAAAAAAGGCTTTTTCGAGTCGCCCATCGCTTTTGTCAAGCAACTGGGCAAGAGCAAGGAAATCTATACAGTCCTTCCCCAGGGACGCGACCTGACCCGCATCACCAAGTTGGGGGGATTCAATCTCAGCCCCACGTGGAGTCCCAACGGGGACAAGCTGGTTTTTACGCACATCGGCGCAACCAAGCATTCGCTGGGCGTCTGGAATTCCGCAACCGGCAAGGTGGGACTGACCAACAAAGGGCTTGGGCAATCCGTGATCAGTCCGGTTTTCTTGGACCAAAAACGTGTGGCCGTAACCCTGAACAAGACGGGCCATTCCGACATCTATCTCCTGGATGAAGGATTCAAGCCTATCAGGACCTTGGTAAAAAGTTCGTATATTGACGTTTCTCCCAGTTTTGACCGCACCGGAACGCAGATGGCATTCACTTCTGGCCGTGCGGGCAACCCTCATGTTTATGTCTTGAATCTCAAGACAGGAAAGCTGCAGCGCGTAACAATCAACGGACGCTACAACACTCACCCCTGCCTGAGCCCCGATGGCAAGTACATTGCCTATACGCATCTGACTTCCGAAGGACACAGGATATTCCTTCATGATATGCGTACGGGCAGGGAAACACAGCTCAGCTTCGGGCCGGGAAACGACGAATATCCTGCGTTCGGCCCGGATGGCTACTTCATTGCCTTTGCTTCCGATCGGTCCGGTGAATACAAGTTGTATCTGACTACACGCCATGGTGATACTCCCAAGATTTTGCAGACCGGTGCCGGTGCGGCATTCGCTCCTGCATGGGATACATCGTTACAGCGTTGA
- the pal gene encoding peptidoglycan-associated lipoprotein Pal, which translates to MKIRFCLATIALLGLVAFVGAGCSKKSTSSMPPGATQVKVEDKSTYEEPAPAPVEPQVDERALAAEAKAQAVEELAFTINFAFDSYELNDDARATLGRKAALMKTYRDLTMVIEGYCDERGTEEYNLALGERRARAAFEHMVILGVAPERMSVVSFGEERPVDPGHNEAAWAKNRRDEFKISQ; encoded by the coding sequence ATGAAAATCAGATTCTGCCTCGCCACCATTGCCCTGTTGGGGCTGGTTGCTTTTGTCGGTGCCGGTTGTTCCAAGAAAAGCACTTCCAGCATGCCTCCCGGAGCCACTCAGGTTAAGGTTGAGGACAAAAGCACCTATGAGGAACCTGCTCCCGCCCCTGTTGAGCCGCAGGTCGATGAAAGAGCTCTTGCCGCCGAGGCCAAGGCCCAGGCTGTCGAAGAGCTGGCATTTACCATCAACTTCGCCTTTGATTCCTATGAACTCAACGATGACGCCCGCGCCACGCTTGGCAGAAAGGCTGCCCTGATGAAAACGTATCGTGATTTGACCATGGTCATCGAAGGGTATTGCGACGAGCGCGGCACTGAAGAATACAACCTTGCCCTTGGAGAACGGCGCGCGCGTGCCGCTTTCGAGCATATGGTCATTTTGGGGGTTGCTCCCGAACGCATGAGTGTTGTCAGTTTCGGCGAGGAACGTCCGGTTGATCCGGGACACAATGAAGCCGCGTGGGCAAAGAATCGTCGCGACGAGTTCAAGATATCCCAATAG
- a CDS encoding phosphatidylglycerophosphatase A, translating to MSITDRIAVNIATLGPIGHLPKMPGTWGSAASILVAPWLFMPFTTPFRLLILALLFVIGSWACTRAEIHFGRKDPGCVIVDELFGQWLAMLPFIWLSAWQLLAAFVLFRIFDIFKPWPVKKAETAFPKGFGVMIDDGVAGAYAALALWAVILFSRLYSA from the coding sequence ATGAGCATTACAGACAGGATCGCCGTGAACATTGCCACGCTTGGCCCCATCGGGCATCTGCCCAAAATGCCGGGCACATGGGGATCGGCAGCCTCCATTCTCGTCGCCCCATGGCTGTTCATGCCGTTCACAACGCCCTTTCGACTGCTGATACTGGCTTTGTTGTTTGTAATCGGCTCATGGGCCTGTACGCGGGCCGAGATCCATTTTGGACGCAAGGACCCCGGCTGCGTGATCGTGGACGAACTGTTCGGCCAATGGCTGGCCATGTTGCCCTTTATCTGGCTTTCTGCGTGGCAACTGTTGGCCGCTTTTGTGCTGTTCCGCATATTCGACATCTTCAAGCCATGGCCCGTAAAAAAGGCAGAAACCGCCTTCCCGAAAGGATTCGGGGTCATGATCGACGACGGTGTGGCCGGTGCTTATGCGGCCCTTGCTCTTTGGGCGGTTATACTATTCTCCCGCCTGTATTCAGCCTGA
- a CDS encoding Maf family protein, with protein MKAYDNSFHGPFASVSSLVLASGSPRRKQLLSEAGLNFTVHASDMDEPQPLLHEKPRDYAERMALLKTRDVAHEYPQSAVIGADTIVVLDEQIMGKPTSQKDALDMLEALSGNTHHVITGCCLMLPTAPSPVLFSAKTDVMMRKSKQEELMAYIASGEPMDKAGAYAIQGIGGFMVREIHGSYSNVVGLPVAEVLDSLLKAGIVQPNMDLPPHTKE; from the coding sequence ATGAAAGCGTATGACAATTCTTTCCACGGCCCTTTTGCCAGCGTATCCTCTCTGGTACTGGCTTCCGGCTCGCCCCGCAGAAAACAACTGTTATCGGAGGCCGGTCTGAATTTCACGGTTCACGCCAGCGACATGGACGAACCACAGCCCCTTCTCCATGAAAAACCGCGTGATTACGCGGAGCGCATGGCCCTGCTCAAGACACGGGATGTGGCACATGAATATCCGCAATCGGCGGTGATCGGCGCGGATACCATTGTGGTTCTGGATGAACAAATCATGGGAAAGCCCACATCCCAAAAAGACGCGCTGGATATGCTGGAAGCCCTCTCCGGCAATACGCACCATGTCATTACCGGGTGCTGCCTGATGCTCCCAACCGCCCCGTCTCCCGTCTTGTTTTCTGCCAAAACGGACGTGATGATGCGTAAATCGAAACAAGAGGAGCTCATGGCCTACATTGCCTCTGGCGAGCCCATGGACAAGGCCGGAGCATATGCGATTCAGGGGATCGGTGGGTTCATGGTCCGCGAAATTCACGGATCATACAGCAATGTGGTTGGACTACCGGTAGCAGAAGTGCTGGATTCTCTGCTCAAAGCTGGCATTGTACAGCCTAACATGGACTTGCCACCCCACACCAAGGAGTAA
- a CDS encoding OmpA/MotB family protein, translating into MNNLQRDFTKPFDVAALQANVPSPDSAGRWAVPWADLMMVMFVLFVVMFIYSQTHQDVKVLFSEETAQTIEKTSSLDPLIGLIGQISGLAADGGGSDSVRMPVNEVLYKSKGNGITVIRDNNDSVRITLRGDLFFENGQSGLAKTADQYLREIADVVRVSTGSVHVIGHTDAQEQMGSDSFLLSTKRAADVAAYFIDTFDMSPDRFVISGRGAYRPDVPSTDDASRSMNRRVEVILLTDRI; encoded by the coding sequence ATGAACAACTTGCAACGGGATTTTACAAAACCATTTGATGTCGCAGCCCTGCAAGCCAACGTTCCCTCGCCGGACAGTGCGGGGCGTTGGGCCGTGCCTTGGGCTGATCTCATGATGGTCATGTTTGTCCTGTTTGTGGTCATGTTTATTTATTCCCAGACACATCAGGACGTTAAGGTTTTGTTTAGCGAGGAAACCGCACAGACCATTGAAAAGACCAGTTCACTTGACCCGTTAATCGGATTGATAGGTCAGATTTCGGGGTTGGCGGCCGATGGTGGCGGGTCTGATTCGGTCCGCATGCCGGTGAATGAAGTTCTTTATAAATCAAAAGGTAACGGAATCACCGTAATTCGCGACAATAATGACAGCGTGCGCATCACGTTGCGCGGTGATCTGTTTTTTGAAAACGGACAAAGTGGATTGGCAAAAACCGCTGACCAGTATCTTCGTGAGATCGCCGATGTTGTCCGGGTATCCACGGGTTCTGTTCATGTAATCGGGCATACCGACGCACAAGAACAAATGGGTTCGGACAGTTTTTTGCTCTCGACCAAACGCGCTGCTGACGTTGCCGCCTATTTTATCGACACTTTTGACATGTCGCCCGACAGGTTCGTTATTTCCGGGCGCGGTGCGTACAGGCCGGACGTGCCTTCCACGGACGATGCCAGTCGTTCAATGAATCGGCGGGTTGAAGTCATACTTTTGACCGACAGGATTTAG